One genomic segment of Borrelia miyamotoi includes these proteins:
- the murJ gene encoding murein biosynthesis integral membrane protein MurJ produces the protein MNKYMFSTIVMMISIFFSRIMGFVKIKVFSYYFGANLEADIFNYVFNIPNNLRKIISEGAMTSAFMPEFIHEKNKSNKHAIDFFRRVVTFNIISISLSIFIMILFSRQIMYFVSSYRGSHLELASYMFNYLIFYVLLISLTSIFASVLNSYKFFFIPSFSPIMLSFSTILSIYLFYKQYGIYSAVIGVIVGGIFQFLFQMINCIYIGLIYIPIFNFNNPSFLRFLKRWAHVFLSSLVTITTQQVSFALASTLDIGSISVLSNAIVYYQLPVGIFYVSISTVIFPKMTEYASLGNKKGLNAILNQGIDILIFVLVPISFLLYIWANPILNLLLTGGKFSVYDTQRTVSVLQYFLIGLPFSSIFGLFQKYYFSICNSKIPLYFSLLFAFLDITISVFGINLYKVDILPIAQSVSFALCVVIFYFFVGFKGDMKLELVRSLIAFIKAFIVLIPLYLFYTLFNGFRWDIGFSFSNFCFLGFAGIGSIIVLIVCYYLLGVNKVFKFIGREIV, from the coding sequence ATGAATAAATATATGTTTTCAACAATTGTTATGATGATTTCAATTTTTTTTTCTCGTATAATGGGTTTTGTTAAGATAAAAGTATTTTCTTATTATTTTGGAGCAAATCTTGAAGCGGATATTTTTAATTATGTTTTTAATATTCCAAATAATTTGAGAAAGATTATTTCAGAAGGTGCAATGACTTCGGCTTTCATGCCTGAATTTATTCATGAAAAAAATAAATCTAATAAGCATGCTATTGATTTTTTCAGACGAGTTGTTACCTTTAATATTATAAGTATTAGCCTTAGCATTTTTATTATGATTCTTTTTTCTAGACAAATTATGTATTTTGTATCTTCTTATAGAGGTAGTCATTTAGAGTTAGCTAGTTATATGTTTAATTACTTAATATTTTATGTATTGCTTATAAGCTTAACATCAATATTTGCATCGGTTTTAAATTCTTATAAGTTTTTTTTCATTCCATCTTTTTCTCCCATTATGCTCTCTTTTAGTACTATCTTAAGTATATATTTATTTTATAAGCAATATGGGATATATAGTGCTGTTATTGGGGTGATTGTTGGTGGGATTTTTCAGTTTTTATTCCAGATGATAAATTGTATTTATATTGGTCTTATATATATACCGATATTTAATTTTAATAATCCTTCATTTTTAAGGTTTTTGAAGCGATGGGCACATGTGTTTTTGTCGTCCTTGGTGACAATTACTACTCAGCAAGTTTCATTTGCGTTGGCATCAACCTTAGATATTGGAAGTATTTCTGTTTTAAGTAATGCAATTGTTTATTATCAGCTTCCTGTTGGAATTTTTTATGTCTCTATTTCTACAGTTATTTTTCCTAAAATGACTGAATATGCTTCTTTGGGAAATAAAAAAGGATTAAATGCTATTTTGAATCAGGGGATTGATATTTTGATTTTTGTTTTAGTTCCGATTTCATTTTTGTTGTATATTTGGGCTAATCCTATTTTAAATTTATTGCTTACAGGAGGTAAATTTTCTGTATATGATACGCAACGTACTGTTAGTGTGTTGCAGTATTTTTTAATTGGGTTGCCATTCTCTTCAATTTTTGGGCTTTTTCAGAAATATTACTTTTCAATTTGTAATTCAAAAATTCCTCTTTACTTTAGTCTTCTTTTTGCTTTTCTTGATATTACAATCTCAGTTTTTGGTATTAACCTTTATAAGGTAGACATTTTACCTATTGCACAATCAGTTTCTTTCGCTTTATGTGTAGTTATTTTTTATTTTTTTGTTGGATTTAAGGGGGATATGAAACTTGAACTTGTTAGATCGTTAATAGCCTTTATAAAGGCATTTATTGTGCTTATTCCTTTGTATTTATTTTATACTCTTTTTAATGGCTTTAGGTGGGATATAGGGTTTAGTTTTAGTAATTTTTGCTTCTTAGGTTTTGCAGGTATTGGGAGTATTATTGTTTTAATAGTTTGTTATTATTTGCTTGGGGTTAATAAAGTTTTTAAATTCATTGGTAGGGAGATTGTATGA
- the murC gene encoding UDP-N-acetylmuramate--L-alanine ligase: MYIDLDNLKNVFLVGIKGSGLCSLACFLNAKGYFVEGVDVHLKFYTEDILNSNNITYYENIYEFSLKACNRSYDILIYSPAYDKDSLDILLEARELRIPILSYPEIIGKISSKYYSIGVAGSHGKTTTTAFLGILFSILGLEPNVILGASVKDFGDKSSLVGRSDIFIAETCEYRNHFLNFSPNMIVLTNVNYEHVDFFESYEAVEDVFLQYINNLKKGGILIINADEVNLIKIKNRILRKDIKVFSFGFNSLADFKIERFEVIDEFLKFDFLGGIGIELRTPLVHNVLNFSSALLAVKLFLENHKQLVWSFDERIKIAAKNYMGVKRRVEFIMEKDGVIYLDDYAHHPKEIENTLLGVKNFYKDRRIVLDFMPHTFTRTKVLFNDFVKALSNVDVLILHNIYLSVREDFEPDKLSRELFLALKDLKQNVYFFKEVEDSVDFIKGLLKENDLFITMGAGNNFILHDFL, encoded by the coding sequence ATGTATATTGACTTGGATAATTTAAAGAATGTCTTTTTAGTAGGAATCAAGGGTTCTGGGCTTTGCTCACTTGCTTGTTTTTTAAATGCTAAGGGGTATTTTGTAGAAGGAGTTGATGTTCATTTAAAATTTTATACAGAAGATATATTAAATAGCAATAATATAACTTATTATGAAAATATTTATGAGTTCTCACTAAAGGCTTGTAATAGATCTTATGATATTTTAATATATTCACCAGCTTATGATAAGGATAGTTTGGACATTTTGTTAGAAGCACGTGAGCTTAGAATTCCTATTTTATCTTATCCTGAGATTATCGGAAAGATTTCTAGTAAATATTATAGTATTGGCGTTGCAGGTTCTCATGGTAAAACTACTACAACAGCATTTTTAGGTATATTGTTTAGTATTCTAGGACTTGAACCTAATGTGATATTAGGTGCTAGTGTTAAGGATTTTGGAGATAAATCTAGTCTTGTTGGGCGAAGTGATATATTTATTGCAGAGACCTGTGAATATAGAAATCATTTTTTGAATTTTTCACCAAATATGATTGTTTTAACTAATGTTAATTATGAGCATGTTGATTTTTTTGAAAGTTATGAAGCCGTTGAAGATGTTTTTTTGCAATATATTAATAATTTAAAGAAAGGTGGGATATTAATAATCAATGCTGACGAAGTTAATTTGATTAAGATTAAAAATAGAATTTTAAGAAAGGATATTAAAGTGTTTAGTTTTGGTTTTAATTCTTTGGCTGATTTTAAGATTGAACGTTTTGAAGTGATAGATGAATTTTTAAAGTTTGATTTTTTAGGGGGTATTGGTATTGAACTTAGGACTCCTTTAGTACATAATGTTTTAAATTTTTCGTCAGCACTTTTGGCTGTAAAACTATTTTTAGAAAATCATAAACAATTAGTATGGAGTTTTGATGAAAGAATAAAGATAGCAGCTAAAAATTACATGGGCGTAAAAAGAAGGGTAGAGTTTATCATGGAAAAAGATGGAGTTATATATCTTGATGATTATGCTCATCATCCAAAAGAAATTGAAAATACGCTTTTGGGAGTGAAAAATTTCTATAAGGATAGGCGTATTGTTTTAGATTTTATGCCACATACATTTACAAGAACAAAAGTTCTTTTTAATGATTTTGTTAAAGCTTTAAGTAATGTTGATGTATTAATTTTGCATAATATATATCTTTCGGTGAGAGAAGATTTTGAGCCTGATAAACTTTCTAGAGAGCTATTTTTAGCTCTTAAAGATTTGAAACAAAATGTTTATTTTTTTAAGGAAGTAGAGGATTCTGTTGATTTTATAAAGGGTCTATTAAAGGAAAATGATTTATTTATTACAATGGGAGCTGGTAATAATTTTATTTTACATGATTTTTTATAA
- the coaBC gene encoding bifunctional phosphopantothenoylcysteine decarboxylase/phosphopantothenate--cysteine ligase CoaBC, with the protein MNKRKNILIGVCGGIAAYKSAYIISNLVKMGYNVKVIMTDNATKFITPLTLEIVSQNRVIKSLWDTTHEEVEHINLARWANLILIIPATYNIISKIASGIADDALSTIISASTVPVYFAVAMNNIMYQNPILKENIKKLKKYNYKFIEPEEGFLACSLNAIGRLKSENDILNIISKELDPKLPLKGKKILITASRTEEALDPIRYVSNKSTGQMGFTLGIEARDLGADVTIITGPSDEKTPYEINVIRIKTASEMYKEAINIYQGFDIIIAAAAVADFRPEKVYDLKIKKNTMKYFNIKFIQNPDIIKHIGKNKTKNQVVIGFCAQKDEILIKKAKEKLKTKNLDYIIANDLKYFGSRLNKIYIIGQNNIKELPELSKKETAKEILKILYQ; encoded by the coding sequence ATGAACAAACGCAAAAACATACTGATAGGAGTGTGCGGCGGAATCGCAGCCTATAAATCAGCTTATATCATCTCAAACCTAGTAAAGATGGGGTATAATGTCAAAGTCATAATGACAGACAATGCAACTAAATTTATTACCCCTCTAACATTAGAGATTGTCTCTCAAAATAGAGTAATTAAAAGTTTATGGGACACAACCCACGAAGAAGTAGAACATATAAATCTAGCAAGATGGGCAAATTTAATATTAATTATTCCAGCCACATACAATATTATCTCTAAAATTGCCTCAGGAATTGCTGATGATGCCTTAAGCACAATCATATCTGCAAGCACCGTTCCAGTTTATTTTGCAGTAGCAATGAATAACATAATGTACCAAAACCCCATCCTAAAAGAAAACATTAAAAAATTAAAAAAATATAATTACAAATTCATTGAACCTGAAGAAGGATTTCTGGCATGCTCTTTAAATGCTATTGGACGCCTTAAAAGCGAAAATGATATTTTAAATATAATATCAAAAGAGCTAGATCCAAAATTACCTTTAAAAGGTAAAAAAATACTCATAACTGCGTCCAGAACTGAAGAAGCATTAGATCCTATTCGTTACGTCTCAAACAAATCAACAGGTCAAATGGGCTTTACTTTAGGAATTGAGGCGCGAGATCTTGGAGCTGATGTAACAATAATTACAGGCCCCAGCGATGAAAAAACACCTTATGAAATAAACGTTATTAGAATCAAGACAGCATCAGAAATGTACAAAGAAGCAATAAATATATATCAAGGATTCGACATAATAATTGCTGCTGCCGCCGTTGCAGACTTTAGGCCCGAAAAAGTTTATGATCTTAAAATCAAAAAAAATACTATGAAATACTTTAATATCAAGTTCATCCAAAATCCGGACATAATAAAACATATAGGTAAAAATAAAACTAAAAACCAAGTTGTTATTGGATTTTGTGCTCAAAAAGATGAAATTCTAATAAAAAAAGCTAAAGAAAAACTAAAAACTAAAAATTTAGATTATATTATTGCAAATGACTTAAAATATTTTGGATCAAGATTAAACAAAATTTATATAATAGGCCAAAACAATATTAAAGAACTACCTGAATTGTCAAAAAAAGAAACTGCAAAGGAAATTTTAAAAATATTATATCAATAA
- a CDS encoding RluA family pseudouridine synthase, which yields MFYLDVKSVGKYSVINVLKNDNGKRLDAVLIKFLKFPKSKIIKHIRNGDILLNNLKVSFSHRVFKDDEIYLYKSLLRDLSFSLRKITVRDETNVLRDIKKRIVYEDEDLLVINKSRGTLVHGDKYSLDNLINAYLLGENLKSLSFKPSAVHRLDRNTSGLVIFAKNIGSARLLSQAFSHGIVTKKYLALLDGEIKKSLTYRNFLYRDRIARKTFVIKDTDKCNAITDVKPILVSKFSTLVEVSIKTGFTHQIRAQCAFNKHALINDKKYDSKFRRTNYFLHSFLINFNQSLFLRNEFFVEPSSDFLKQIRNIFGVYDFKEFI from the coding sequence ATGTTTTATTTAGATGTTAAAAGTGTTGGTAAATATAGTGTTATTAATGTTCTTAAGAATGATAATGGGAAAAGACTTGATGCAGTTTTAATAAAATTTTTAAAATTTCCTAAATCTAAAATAATTAAACATATTAGAAATGGAGATATTCTTTTAAATAATTTAAAGGTTTCTTTTTCTCATAGAGTTTTTAAGGATGATGAGATTTATTTGTATAAGTCTTTACTGCGTGATTTAAGTTTTAGTTTAAGAAAAATTACAGTTAGAGATGAGACTAATGTATTGAGAGATATAAAAAAGAGAATAGTATATGAAGATGAAGATTTGCTTGTAATTAATAAAAGTAGAGGAACTTTAGTTCATGGAGATAAATATTCGCTTGATAATTTGATTAATGCTTATCTTTTAGGTGAAAATCTTAAGTCTCTTAGTTTTAAGCCTTCAGCTGTGCATAGACTGGATAGAAATACTTCAGGGCTTGTTATTTTTGCAAAAAATATAGGTTCTGCAAGACTTTTAAGTCAGGCATTTAGTCATGGTATTGTTACTAAGAAGTATTTGGCTTTGCTTGATGGTGAGATTAAAAAGTCTTTAACTTATAGAAATTTTTTATATCGTGATAGAATTGCAAGAAAAACCTTTGTTATCAAGGATACAGATAAATGTAATGCTATAACTGATGTTAAGCCAATTTTAGTTTCTAAGTTTTCAACTCTTGTAGAGGTGTCAATTAAGACAGGCTTTACACATCAAATAAGGGCTCAGTGTGCTTTTAATAAACATGCCTTAATTAATGATAAGAAGTATGATTCTAAATTTAGAAGAACCAATTACTTTTTACATTCTTTTTTGATAAACTTTAACCAGTCTTTATTTTTAAGAAATGAGTTTTTTGTTGAACCTAGTTCAGATTTTTTAAAACAGATAAGAAACATTTTTGGTGTATATGATTTTAAGGAATTTATTTAA
- a CDS encoding YicC/YloC family endoribonuclease: MKSMTGFFHLEKVISNYMFSVNLKSYNGKFLELKFKLPEILYAYELEIRNFISNYIKRGNVFLSVGYKEIVPNVHFSLNPHYIEAIARLRDSLLNSNLNIKDELRLGDFLSLRGALIFDESDVDQEMVYSAFKDVLEETLLNYDKSRVFEGENTKRDIISTLVLIRRDLGLLRESQSSINNKLFLSLKENLSKLVDDFSDVSVVEEAAKMSIRLDINEEIVRLYSHIDNFYKNLESDVCGKFLEFITQEMHREVTTLSSKAIDLDVRNLVLNMKLNLEKIKEHVRNIE; this comes from the coding sequence ATGAAAAGTATGACTGGATTTTTTCATTTGGAAAAAGTTATTTCAAATTATATGTTTAGTGTTAATTTAAAATCTTATAATGGTAAATTTTTAGAATTGAAATTCAAATTGCCTGAGATTTTATATGCTTATGAGCTTGAGATAAGAAATTTCATTTCAAATTATATTAAAAGGGGAAATGTTTTCTTAAGTGTGGGTTATAAGGAAATAGTTCCAAATGTCCATTTTAGTTTAAATCCTCATTATATTGAGGCTATTGCCCGTCTTAGAGATAGTTTATTGAATAGTAATTTAAATATTAAGGATGAATTAAGGCTTGGTGATTTTTTGTCTTTAAGAGGGGCTTTAATTTTTGATGAGAGTGATGTTGATCAAGAAATGGTTTATAGTGCTTTTAAGGATGTTTTAGAAGAAACTTTATTGAATTATGATAAAAGTAGGGTCTTTGAGGGCGAGAATACTAAGAGAGATATAATTTCAACTCTTGTTTTAATACGTCGTGATTTGGGACTATTAAGGGAATCTCAGAGTAGTATAAATAATAAACTTTTTTTGAGCCTAAAGGAAAATTTATCTAAATTAGTAGATGATTTTAGTGATGTTAGTGTTGTGGAAGAGGCCGCTAAAATGTCAATTCGGTTAGATATTAATGAAGAAATAGTAAGATTGTATTCACATATAGATAATTTTTATAAAAATCTTGAAAGTGATGTATGTGGCAAATTTTTGGAGTTTATTACTCAGGAAATGCATAGAGAAGTTACAACACTGAGTAGCAAAGCAATTGATCTTGATGTTAGAAATCTAGTTTTAAACATGAAATTAAATTTGGAGAAAATAAAAGAGCATGTAAGGAATATTGAATGA
- a CDS encoding DUF997 family protein, with amino-acid sequence MSYYSSIAVFDVPLWFVLSCIFFPILSLLLVCIFVLFFKND; translated from the coding sequence TTGTCTTACTACTCTTCTATTGCTGTATTTGATGTTCCTCTTTGGTTTGTGCTGTCATGTATCTTTTTTCCTATTTTAAGTCTGTTATTAGTGTGTATTTTTGTGCTCTTTTTTAAGAATGACTAA
- a CDS encoding sodium:solute symporter family transporter, whose amino-acid sequence MTKSFFLFLIFLVLYCAFGFFSRRKKKGILFLRSYFLANQGLNFFVMALLVASSYVSASSFISGPSAVYRYGLSFVFLAVIQIPTNLILFVIVGEKLNLASKKIGAINIIDYIRYRYFSCSLAFVSSLIVIFFSLFLVSAQLMGGAKLLEVFFQTSYTDALIFFSLFVFLYVCLGGFKMIAYVDSIQVILMVMASILLFSELSNLGGGISNIFKMAKLNLKNDLFLPSNLDLKIEYIISFWILIGIGSLGLPQLVNNFIAFKDGRAIRFSLPIVTFIIGFLVVIMHLIGFFSLVIFPEFEPNDKVILNVALEVLNPGIFMLFFIGLLSAIMSTIDSGFLFLSSIWVKLILSLSENIVTNVGINKIIIISNVCFMLIIVLLSLKPPEFLLFLNIFAIGALEVAFFSIIIFGLYLNFVSKISAFISQFLGLLSYLAIIFYGEVGSYHFHPVVPSLFISVCSFLIVNFVCQKCSNI is encoded by the coding sequence ATGACTAAAAGTTTTTTTTTATTTTTGATCTTTTTGGTTTTGTATTGTGCTTTTGGATTCTTTTCTAGAAGAAAAAAAAAAGGAATTTTATTTCTGCGTAGTTATTTTCTTGCAAATCAAGGTCTAAATTTTTTTGTAATGGCACTACTTGTTGCTTCTAGCTATGTTAGTGCTAGTAGTTTTATATCAGGACCTTCAGCTGTTTATAGATATGGATTATCTTTTGTATTTTTAGCAGTTATTCAAATTCCTACAAATTTAATTTTATTTGTTATTGTTGGTGAGAAATTAAATTTAGCATCTAAAAAAATTGGTGCTATAAATATTATTGATTATATTAGATACAGATATTTTAGTTGTTCTTTAGCTTTTGTTAGTAGTTTGATAGTAATTTTCTTTTCTTTGTTTTTAGTTTCAGCTCAGCTTATGGGAGGTGCTAAACTTTTGGAGGTTTTTTTTCAAACTAGTTATACTGATGCTCTTATTTTTTTCTCTTTATTTGTTTTTTTATATGTTTGTTTGGGGGGGTTTAAGATGATAGCATATGTGGATTCAATACAAGTAATTTTGATGGTCATGGCATCTATACTACTATTTTCAGAATTATCTAATTTGGGAGGTGGAATTAGTAATATCTTCAAGATGGCCAAATTAAACCTTAAGAATGATTTATTTTTGCCATCAAACTTGGATTTGAAAATTGAATATATAATTTCTTTTTGGATATTAATAGGCATTGGATCATTAGGATTACCACAACTTGTGAATAATTTTATAGCATTTAAGGATGGTAGGGCTATCAGATTTTCTCTTCCTATTGTTACTTTTATAATAGGATTTCTGGTCGTTATTATGCATTTAATAGGTTTTTTTTCTCTTGTAATTTTCCCCGAATTTGAACCAAATGATAAAGTGATTTTAAATGTAGCATTAGAGGTATTAAATCCTGGAATCTTTATGTTATTTTTTATAGGGCTTTTATCAGCGATTATGTCTACAATAGATTCAGGTTTCCTTTTTTTATCTTCCATTTGGGTAAAGTTAATATTGTCATTAAGTGAGAATATTGTAACTAATGTTGGAATTAATAAAATTATTATTATTTCTAATGTTTGTTTTATGTTAATAATAGTGCTTTTATCTTTAAAACCACCTGAATTTTTGCTTTTTTTGAATATTTTTGCAATTGGGGCTTTAGAAGTTGCATTTTTTTCTATTATTATTTTTGGACTTTATTTGAATTTTGTAAGTAAAATATCAGCTTTTATTTCTCAATTTTTAGGGCTTTTAAGTTATTTAGCCATAATTTTTTACGGGGAGGTAGGTAGTTATCATTTTCATCCTGTTGTTCCTTCACTTTTTATCTCTGTATGTTCATTTTTAATAGTTAATTTTGTTTGTCAAAAATGTAGTAATATTTAG
- a CDS encoding HEAT repeat domain-containing protein, translating to MRLFYLIFLCFVIFNAFAIKISTFSDRFLVSQHFELGANKNYFRNASIKDSDFKNVNLNMKRVSDVISYGLDAQVIEIINSLKKSGDGEYNDLLEKRLQKTFNIVLKRSILDLFLSLKYSGGVDTANYILDNYESNKYPNDLINLSILYLKEFGNKASLKKTLIDILENKEGNIAAIAAYYLGELSSPEYSKDMMNVYDKYSGNDGVKSAILIAVGKSHAVDYENRFYEISVDSYENPSIKASAIRALSYFVPEKITENAGLYLQNNNNNYYVKAAILEALSRDISSKSKEILQDFLRDSDENIRVSAVEAIKGHGDIASKEILIYKVKSDPSLKVRETSGKALIDIGSGYEEIQNIMLDSIIENNFKLTMFVYLLDKDVNFALSVALKLLEKENINKPSKILTDIAMLLSARKGNFDDFYSRIINSQNINLMNFAVRGAVYNASSLLSGRLKEIKRTTSSGYLKKLLENY from the coding sequence ATGAGACTTTTCTACTTGATTTTTTTATGCTTTGTTATATTTAATGCTTTTGCAATTAAGATTTCAACATTCTCAGATAGATTCTTAGTGTCTCAACATTTTGAGCTTGGGGCCAATAAAAATTATTTTAGGAATGCTTCTATTAAAGATTCTGATTTTAAAAATGTTAATTTAAATATGAAGCGAGTAAGTGATGTGATTTCTTATGGACTTGATGCTCAAGTTATTGAAATTATTAATAGTCTTAAAAAATCAGGTGATGGTGAATATAATGATTTACTTGAAAAGAGATTGCAGAAAACTTTTAATATTGTTCTTAAAAGATCAATTCTTGATTTGTTTTTATCTCTTAAATACTCGGGAGGTGTTGATACTGCTAATTATATTCTTGATAATTATGAGAGCAATAAATATCCTAATGATTTGATTAATTTATCAATTTTGTATCTTAAGGAATTTGGTAATAAGGCTTCATTGAAAAAAACGCTTATTGATATTCTTGAAAATAAAGAAGGTAATATTGCAGCTATTGCTGCTTATTATCTTGGTGAGCTTTCTTCTCCTGAATATTCAAAAGATATGATGAATGTTTATGATAAGTATTCTGGTAACGATGGAGTTAAATCTGCAATACTTATTGCAGTTGGTAAATCTCATGCTGTTGATTATGAAAATAGGTTTTATGAAATTTCTGTGGATAGTTATGAGAATCCATCAATTAAGGCATCAGCAATTAGAGCATTATCATATTTTGTACCTGAAAAAATAACAGAGAATGCCGGTTTATATCTTCAGAATAACAATAACAATTACTATGTTAAGGCTGCCATTTTAGAAGCACTCTCAAGAGATATATCATCAAAATCAAAAGAGATTTTACAAGATTTTCTAAGGGATTCTGATGAAAACATTAGGGTTAGTGCTGTTGAGGCTATTAAAGGTCATGGAGATATTGCTTCAAAAGAGATTCTAATTTATAAGGTTAAAAGTGATCCTTCTTTAAAAGTCAGGGAAACATCTGGTAAGGCTTTAATAGATATAGGTTCTGGTTATGAAGAAATACAAAATATAATGCTTGATTCTATCATTGAGAATAACTTTAAACTTACTATGTTTGTTTATCTTTTAGATAAAGATGTAAATTTTGCACTTTCAGTTGCTTTGAAACTCTTGGAAAAGGAAAATATTAATAAACCTTCAAAGATACTTACAGATATTGCTATGCTTCTTTCAGCTCGAAAGGGTAATTTTGATGATTTTTATTCTAGGATTATTAATAGTCAAAATATTAACTTGATGAATTTTGCAGTGAGGGGAGCCGTTTATAATGCATCTTCTTTACTCTCAGGTAGACTTAAAGAGATCAAGAGAACAACTAGTTCGGGATATTTAAAGAAACTTTTGGAAAATTATTGA
- the tgt gene encoding tRNA guanosine(34) transglycosylase Tgt — MFNIIKTDKNSYARLGMLKLPHGKVRTPCFMPVGTLGAMKGLKHDVLDKLGCNLILANTYHLYLRPGVDVIKEYGNLHNFTAWNKNFLTDSGGFQVFSLSNLRKIEIDGIDFRSHIDGSRHYFTPESVFKMQEIFESDIIMALDICSSYGIDYSEANLYTNITTSWARRTLSAYENRKDGYDGLLFLITQGNFFKDLRKRSTEDILDLDSPGVAIGGISVGEPRDKYLEILEYNSSLIPKDKPKYVMGIGTPHYILDAIYYGVDIFDCVNPTRIARHGSLLTDNGILRIKRSEFAVDTSPVEQGCYCTLCTRYSRGYLRHLIKSGETFGVMLASEHNIHYMFRLIEKARNAIMNDDFIKFKKLYLSKYDEGNCNE; from the coding sequence ATGTTTAATATTATTAAAACTGATAAGAATTCTTATGCAAGGCTTGGTATGCTTAAACTTCCTCATGGAAAGGTAAGAACCCCATGTTTTATGCCAGTTGGTACTTTAGGGGCAATGAAAGGGTTAAAGCATGATGTGCTTGATAAGTTAGGATGTAATTTAATACTTGCAAATACTTATCATCTGTATTTAAGGCCTGGTGTTGATGTAATTAAAGAATATGGAAACTTGCATAATTTTACAGCTTGGAATAAGAATTTTTTGACGGATTCTGGGGGATTTCAGGTTTTTTCTTTATCTAATCTTAGAAAAATTGAGATTGACGGGATAGATTTTAGATCTCATATTGATGGATCTAGGCACTATTTTACACCTGAAAGTGTTTTTAAGATGCAAGAAATTTTTGAAAGTGATATTATCATGGCACTTGATATTTGTAGTTCTTATGGGATTGATTATAGTGAAGCAAATTTATATACAAATATTACAACCTCTTGGGCTCGTCGTACATTGAGTGCTTATGAGAATAGAAAAGATGGATATGATGGTCTTTTATTCTTAATAACTCAAGGTAATTTTTTTAAAGATTTAAGGAAAAGAAGTACTGAGGATATTTTAGACTTAGATAGTCCTGGTGTAGCCATTGGTGGAATTTCTGTCGGAGAACCAAGAGATAAATATTTAGAGATTCTTGAATATAATTCTTCATTAATACCTAAAGATAAGCCAAAGTATGTAATGGGAATTGGCACTCCACATTATATATTGGATGCAATATATTATGGTGTTGATATTTTTGATTGTGTTAATCCTACAAGAATTGCTAGACATGGTTCACTTTTAACCGATAATGGAATATTGCGTATTAAACGATCTGAATTTGCTGTTGATACTTCTCCTGTTGAGCAAGGTTGTTATTGTACTTTATGTACAAGGTATTCAAGAGGTTATTTAAGGCATTTAATCAAATCAGGAGAAACTTTTGGAGTGATGTTGGCCAGTGAGCATAATATTCACTATATGTTTCGACTTATTGAAAAAGCCCGAAATGCAATTATGAATGATGATTTTATAAAATTTAAAAAGCTTTATTTAAGCAAATATGATGAAGGTAATTGTAATGAATAA